atatatatatatatatatatatatatacagtactaTATGTAGTAATCTATTTTCTAAAGTCAAACTTTTCCTTTGAACTTTGATGGttatctttatttctttatttcagaaCCTGATAAAACCATGAATACTCCAATACTGCTGTTGTTAACTGCATGTGTGGTATCTAATGTCAAGGCAGCCAACATCCTCTTGTTTCCTGGTTTGATGGCTCCCAGCATCTGCAATGAAATGAGAGGCTTTGGAGAAGAGTTAATAAACAGAGGCCATAAAGTTACATTCTACCTATCAAGTAAATTCGATCGCTCGTTTATGTCCAATTCGAAAATAAGATTCTTAGAATTTCGTTTTTCAAAACGTGATAAAGAGGTGATTGACGGTGTTACAAAAGAATTGTCAGATGGTGTATTTAGCAACCAATCGGGGAGTATCTGGAAATTAATGTCAACGTTTCCCACGATGTTGAACACCATTTGTGACGCTGTATTTGCAGACAAAGATGGGCTGGACATGTTGAAAGCGGAACAGTTTGATCTGGTTGTTGTTGAAACAATTTTCTTTACCAAGTGTTTGTGTTTCCTGCCTCGTTATTTGAACGTGCCCTACGTTGGTGTTGCTTCCACCGTAGACGGGAGAGATGGCGGATTACCCTTTCAAGCACTTGCATCTCCACATATAATGTCTACATTTTCGGACTCGATGTCCTTTTTGGAACGGTTGAAAAACGTAGCAATGCATTTGGTGATGTATGTGTTTAGGccatatgttcttccaactacTGATCCTGCGACATACGATCCATCTCTTGCTGGACTTGATGCAGAAGATTTGGTACGGAATGCTGTTCTGTATCTTGAGAATTCAGACCATGTTGTAGACTATCCTAAAGCTCTTATGCCAAATTTTGTGCAAGTTGGGGGTCTAACAGCAAGTCCAGCAGGGAAACTTCCTAAAGATTTGGAAACGTTCATCTCTGAAGCCACCGATGGGGTCGTTGTGGTTTCGTTTGGAAGCATTCTTCGTGAAGCCCCAAAAGAAATGATGAACAAGTTAATGACGGCATTTTCGCAACTGAAACAGCGAGTGTTATTCAAAACCGACAGAGACTTTGTTGAAGGCAATATAAAATCGGTGAAATGGATTCCGCAAAATGACGTCCTGGGACACCCGAAGGTCAAACTGTTCATTTCACACTGCGGTAAAAATAGTTTCtttgaaggggtctaccatgGCGTGCCCATCATATGCACTCCACTAAATGGCGATGCCTATTCCACAGCCAGTAAAGTTGTAAATAAACAGATTGGCTTATCACTGGATCTTAAGACGGCTTCAGCAAGTGACATTGTAAAGACTGTCAACACTGTACTCACAAATACGATTTACGGTGATAATATGAGAAGAACTTCGCTGCTGCTAAGAGACAGACCGGAAACGCCCACTGCACGTGCTGCATCTGCCATTGAGCACGTGCTGAAATATGGTGGAGAACATTTGCGAGCTCCATCTCGTAACCTACCGTTAATGTCTTATGTGTATGCCGACTTGTGGTTGATTATATTCAGTGTCATCATTGGTATTCTGTATGTCTTAGTAAAGCTCGCTAGGTGCATATGCTGTAGAAAACGCAGTGCGATTGCCAAAACAAAGTCAGACTAGTTTCATACCAGTCTTCGCACATATAATAGACCCTATAGACGTACATACTAatacactaaaaaaaaataagcaaCTGCGAACTTTTCCCTACTTTTAATTCGAACAATTCAGGGTAACTGAAGAATATTATAACTTAATTTACTGTATTTGGAGCACAAAGAACTTTTAGTAGCTGTGTTTGATTACGTCATCCACATTAGCAAACGATGGTCAGTTTTTTTGAAGGTGCAttctttttgaaaataattctaaaattgtaCCAGTTGTGAAGGTGATACTTGTTAATTGATTACTTGAGATGACTTAGCATATATatcggtttttttttataggtggCTTTTTGTGTGTTGATTGACCATAAATGGTTAGACACGGAATGTGTTTAGTTAGGACGATTTCTTAGATCAtggactgtctgtctgttgCTTCTAAAGACTGGGTACCGCTATAGCAGACACCCGTCGATCAATGGTTTGATCAAGAGCACAATAATGCCCTGGACAGCTGGTTCTGCTGACACGAATCTAAATAAGGATCTTTGGAAGCATCTGGAGAGACAGcaattttgtttgatttttcgAAGCGAAGTGTTTTCCCTGTAGCGTTAACAGCGATATAAAAATCGTTGgctactggttgggacgagaataaaaccattagtagtaagggatctgttatatgcaccatcccacagacagtagcctataacacataccactgcctttgatataccagtcatggtgcaccgtCTGAAACAAGAAatcgcccaatgggcccaccaacggggatcgatcctagaccaattgcgcatcaagcgagcgctttaccactgggctacgtcccgcccatacacaattaacaaaaaaaaaaaaaaacaaaaaaaacaaataggggacaaaccccccccccccccccccaaaaaaaaaaaccccaaacaaaaacaaaaaccccagaAGGGAAAAAACTGTAACGTTTTGTGCGCTTGTTCAtagtgtttaatttgtttttcaagtgTTACTGTTTCTTATTTAATCAGGTATAATATTGAATGGTGCCAAACCAATACCGGCGCAATGCTGTCTGGCATCTTGGACAAACTTACAGATAGTGATGTGCGCACAAAACTAATCTAAAATAAAGCTAGCGCATTTTCCTACTTACTTAATGCA
This DNA window, taken from Gigantopelta aegis isolate Gae_Host chromosome 4, Gae_host_genome, whole genome shotgun sequence, encodes the following:
- the LOC121372035 gene encoding UDP-glucuronosyltransferase 2B20-like; translated protein: MNTPILLLLTACVVSNVKAANILLFPGLMAPSICNEMRGFGEELINRGHKVTFYLSSKFDRSFMSNSKIRFLEFRFSKRDKEVIDGVTKELSDGVFSNQSGSIWKLMSTFPTMLNTICDAVFADKDGLDMLKAEQFDLVVVETIFFTKCLCFLPRYLNVPYVGVASTVDGRDGGLPFQALASPHIMSTFSDSMSFLERLKNVAMHLVMYVFRPYVLPTTDPATYDPSLAGLDAEDLVRNAVLYLENSDHVVDYPKALMPNFVQVGGLTASPAGKLPKDLETFISEATDGVVVVSFGSILREAPKEMMNKLMTAFSQLKQRVLFKTDRDFVEGNIKSVKWIPQNDVLGHPKVKLFISHCGKNSFFEGVYHGVPIICTPLNGDAYSTASKVVNKQIGLSLDLKTASASDIVKTVNTVLTNTIYGDNMRRTSLLLRDRPETPTARAASAIEHVLKYGGEHLRAPSRNLPLMSYVYADLWLIIFSVIIGILYVLVKLARCICCRKRSAIAKTKSD